The Cervus canadensis isolate Bull #8, Minnesota chromosome X, ASM1932006v1, whole genome shotgun sequence genome contains the following window.
atactggagtgggtagcctatcccttctctaggaaaACTTCCTAacatagggattgaaccagggtctcctgcattggaagtggattctttaccagctgagctatccgAGAAGCCcaatctgagtcactttgctgtacagcagaaattaacacaacattgtaaatgaactctacttcaattaattttttaaaagaacattttgattactgagtttttttttttttggtgtcccCCTCAAATTTTGCCCCTGAGGCAAATGCCTCTCTTTGCCTCACCTCAGCCTAGGCCTGACCCTGTGATAACCTCTCAGATGAGTTCCGCTCACAACTTTGTGAAATGGAGGCCAGAtgttcagaaagaataaaactgtcAGAAATATCAAACCAGTGATGATGCCTGCCAGGAAATAATCATGTTTTCCTTCTCCTACTCCTGTCATCCCTCTCCTACTATTTGCTAGGCTTTCAGCTCAGCAGAAGCCCTTGTCCTTTTCTAGCTGCTGACACTGAGCACAGCCACATTGCTAATAGGATGCCTGGGATCACTTCTCCATTTAGAGAGGTGAAAGGCCAGGGTCTCACCCTCCAGGAATAAACCCAAGGACTGTTGAGCTCGTCCAGACTCTTGTCAGGGCCCTTTCTGGCCCAAAACATTCCTTTCTCTGCTGGAGTCTGTCAGCTCTGGCAAAAATCAAGTTTCCTCACCCTGATCTTACCTCATCCACACAAGTTTTCCTGAGAAATTATGGAAGAGAAACTCTTAGAATCCTCAAATATCAGAGTTGGAAGGGCCTTTAGAGACCATTTTGCCCCAATGCACCTCATTTAACAGAACATATAGCTTCCTTTGCTCTATTTCCATGTTCCAAAGAATCCCCAAGGCCGCCTCATAATAAAAATCAAGAGTAAGTCAAGAGCCAAGTTAATCAATAAAGTAAATTACTATGGGACCCAGCTGTGCTCAGGGAGGATTGAGTCATCAGAAATGTAGCCCTGGTCCCAGGATTTGTTTATTAAGGATTTTCTTCAAGGACAAAGAGAAGGATCTGTGGTGGCTCAACTCCAAAACTTTTCATGGAGTGGGGATATGACTGGAAAACATTTGATTAACTTTATCAGGGCTGGGGAGTTTTTAAATTCCTGCTTTGAAGAGGCCTGCCTTTACTTCTGGCTGGTCCAGGCATTGTGAAGAAGTTGTCAAAGTTAGTCTCTgtgcttcttcagttcagttcagctcagtcgctcagtcgtgtccgactctttgtgaccccttgaacgccaggcctccctgtccatcacaaacttccggagcttactcaaactcatgcccattgagtcggtgatgccatccacccatctcatcctctgtcgtccccttctcctcctgcccccaatccctccaagcatcagggtcttttccaatgagtccactctttgcatcaggtggccaaagtattggagtttcagcttcagcatcagtccttccaatgaacacccaggacttatctccttcaggatggactggttggatctccttgcagtccaagggactctcaagagtcttctgcaacaccatagttcaaaagcaacaatttttcggcactcagctttcttcacagtccaactctcacatccatacatgaccactggaaaaaccatagccttgaccagacggaccttttttggcaaagtaatgtctctgctttttaatatgctatctagtttggtcataactttccttccaaggagtaagcatctttcaatttcatggctgcagtcaccatctgcagtgattttggagcccccaaaaataaagtcactgtttccactgtttccccatctatttgccatgaagtgatgggaccagatgccatgatcttagttttctgaatgttgagctttaagccaactttttcactctcctctttcactttcatcaagaggctttttagttcctcttcactttctgccataagggtggtgtcatctgcatatctgaggttattgatatttctcctggcaatcttgattccagcttgtgcttcttccagccagcgtttctcatgatgtactctgcatataagttaaataagcagggtgacaatatacagccttgacgtactccttttcctatttggaaccagtctgttgttccatgtccagttctaactgttgcttcctgacctgcatacaggtttctcaagaggcaggtcaggtggtctggtattcccatctctttcagaattttccacagtttattgtgatccacacagtcgaaggctttggcatagtcaataaagcagaaatagatgtttttctggaactctcttgctttttcgatgatccagcggatgtggcaatttgatctctggttcctctgccttttctaaaaccagcttgaacatctggaagttctcggttcacatattgctgaagcctggcttggagaatttgagcattactttactagtgtgtgagatgagtgcaactgtgtggagtttgagcattcttttgcattgcctttctttgggattggaatgaaaactgactttttccagtcctgtggccactgctgagttttccaaatttgctggcatattgagtgcagcactttcacagcatcatctttcaggatttgaaatagctcaactggaattccatcacatccactagctttgttcattgtgatgctttctaaggcccacctgacttcacattccaggatgtctggctctaggtgagtgatcataccattgtgattatctgagtcgtgaaaatcttttttgtacagttctatgtattcttgccacctcttcttaatatcttctgcttctgttaggtccataccatttctgtcctttattgagcccatttttgcatgaaatgttcccttggtgtctctaatcttcttgaagagatctctagtctttcccattctgttgctttcctctatttctttgcattgattgctgaggaaggctttcttatctctcctggttattctttggaactctgcattcaaatgggaatatctttccttttctcctttgctttttgcttttcttcttttcacagctatttttaaggcctcctcagacaaccattttgccgttttgcatttcttttccatggggatggtcttgatccctgtctcctgtacaatgtcacatccatagttcatcaggctctctatcagatctagtcccttaaatctaatttggccttggagtaggaatgaagcagggcaaaggctaatagagttttgccacgAGACAAATATCAGAAATAGATAGCTTGCCCAAGATTCTCAACTTGTGGCTTGTATGATCCtttatgttttcttgacttcttggaTATTTGCATATGAATCAAATGGTTTTCTATCATAGGCATGATCCTAAACtatttttagaaatcaatccaattgttgggtttgtggccagtTAACCTGTGTCTAGTCCTTCTGGGTTATCTTGGTGAATTCCTGTACTCCAAGGCTCTAATTGGTTGGCCCTGAGAAAATTTaccttaaaaggaaaattatagttATGTTCAGGTCACTGTTGATATTACCAGATGGCATTCCCTCACCTGGCCAATTAATGCCTGCTCTGACTCTGGctataaatatgttttcttctattacttAAGCTCAACCAAAGCAACAAGCGAAGTTTCAGCCAAGGAataaaatctcccacaattacGGGATGGATTTATGTAGATAACACCAAGCCATGGTAATTTAAGTTTAAAGTCTCTATGTTgggaacaattaaatcatactaagggTAATTAGTctagtgcttagttgctcagtcttgtccgactctttgcgaccccatggactgtagcctgccaggaccctctatccatggggattctacagccaagaatattggaatgtgttgccatgcccttctccaggggatcttctcaacccagggatcaaacccaggtctcccacattgcaggtggattcttttccatctgaaccaccagagaagcccaatcagtctagtaacactaagAAACTGGGCTGTGTGCATTGTGGACAATGCCAATATATAATTTCTCTGAAAGATCAAGATTGGAACAGAATAGACCAAGTCAGATGACGTGGGATATTACTGGGATGGAAGTTCTTGACTTAATTATTACTTATGATttatatttcacctgttttataAAATTGATCTTTCTTACATTACCAAATGTGTTACTGAGCCTCTGATAcaataatatatagttccataTGAGATCAGTGATTGTAAGTGTAACTCTAGTTTTGGGAAcaacaagaggaaatattttcctagGCCAGAAGAGGCTTATATAggcaggtggtccagagaattttggatattgttttatggcctagtccacTAACAACACATTGAGTTACCTTTGCCACACCTGGGAAAGAACATTCCCAGCACtgtgggataaaatggtcatgaaatgtgccccctcccacctccccgcAAACCATGGTCAGATTTATTACTATGAAGAGGCCCTGGCCATCTGCCTCTGCAAAGATTGAATCATGGCCACTGTagttgctgaccttcaacaccccctgaaaggagttcagagtgGAGATCAAGAATGAGGCACTCTTTGgagagttagatattttcaggggaagattttatgagccccaATTCTTAAAACTTCTTATACCTAGAGAAATACTAACATGGTTAACagtgacatctgctttggctattgagAATATTACAAATAAAAGTCAAAATTGTGTAGTTATGGTTCAGACATCTAAGGAAATAACTAGGTAACACTACACATGTAATTTCAGGCAAGTCCTTGTATTGCTaagaacttgaattttctgagCTGTGTTTGATTTGGATGCCACTGGATGCCACCgacattctcaaaacaatgtctgctggaagctagtaactgcAACCTTACTTTTTAAATGTCTCCTCTTGTAACCATTACATTTCTAGACAAGGAAATTGCTTTAGATCATACATTAACAGAAAGAGGAGAGATGTATGATAACCAATAGGCCCTGTTTGTGATGGTGGTTTCATCctaagccttgtctgactctttgtgaccccatagcacCTATAATCTATATGTTAACactccattaaaagttaaaaCCTACTCATAAAACTAGACAACTGgctacctggctacaagtctccccaaagtgccaggtccagactgggttttAGGCTTATTcccctgaaaagaaatgaaatttgtctattaaaattccacTTGTCATTCTTCCAACTATTTGTAATTTGGTCTGTTACACCACAATCGCAgtcaagggattgagattttaatcatacaagactCAGATCCAGCACCTGGAAATCAGAAATACTTTCAATTCAATGTCTGTTCTCCAAATTGAGCCAGCACTATGTTCCATCTTGACAGGAAGTTGCCAGAGCCATAGTTGCCCAGTTCCCTGAATTAAAACTGAGCAAGACTCTGGGGCTCTGGACtacaaagcctttctgtgtccccagtTTTTTTtgtaggatataggcttcattcaacctcctgaccttccctgagttccaaagggcagattcaaacagttgctaatcagagaagggaggggatacagaaaTAGGGGAGGAGCAGTCAAGTGGCGTTACAGCCTTGGGACAGGATCCTAGTTCAGAATCAAGGAATATGCATAACACTATCTTTGAGTTATGTAGAACTGggaccccacccaggtggaggatgggaaCTTCAAGCTGAATGCTAGATTCCTGGAGCACTataagattcactggagaaggaaatggcaaaccactccagtattcttgcctggaaaatcccgtggatagaggaccctggcgggctatagcccatgggatggcaagagtcggacacggcttagtgactaaaccaccaccaccaccctattACTTCACCACCAACCATTCAGAAGAAAGTCACCCCCTGCAGCCCTCATGCCaaattttgccttcattttctgGGGCTcggtgatgaccatcctgttaggccTCCTGTTTGGCTCCTGTCTGTTTCATCTCTGACAGGGTCCAACAGTTTCAGGCTAAATTGTTGTTACTATGAGGGTGAATGTTGGTTTTGGGCACAGAATACCTCTATTTAGGTCAGGtggagagagacttctgctctacTAGGCAGGGCTACGTATGCCCACTGTCAGCTGAAAGTAACTACAGGAGAACCGGCCCTCTGCCCCAATTCCCAATAAGTATCTTgagtatagggcttcccttatggctcagctggtaaagaatctgcccgcaatgtgggacacctggattcaatccctgggctgggaagatcccctggagaagggaaaggctacccactctgttaggggaagcacactgactaaAACCGCCCACCCTGACCAgacaccatagtaaccatttgcatgagttgttttacacgagaggaggtcctggtaaggaacagggaactaataagccaccaccaaccggaagagttctgGAAAGGTTGAAAGGGgacaccacatgtctgaccacctcccagaatccttctcactggcatccatcttggctgaacaaggcctgcaccaccaggaaggactcagagtcagaatgattggctgaaaacaacccagaaactaatcctaTCACCATAAAACTTTAGACtgtgagccacatggcagagcagttctcccggGTTTCCTTACCCTACTGTTCTCCACCCACGCACCcttttccaataaaatctcttgctttgtcagcatatgtgtctcctcagacaattcatttctgagtgttagacaagagcccagtttcaggccctgaaaggggtcccccttcctacaacaactccagtattcttgtctggagaattccatggactgtataatccatggggtcacaaagagtcagacatgactgactttcacttatCTTGAGTATAAAGTCTCTCGGGGGGAGTTGTGAGGGGAAACTGACTCAAATCATCTGCCCTGGCCAGataccatagtaaccatttgcatgagttattttcaACAGGAAGTCTTGGTAAGGAACACTGAACTAAGCAGCCACCATCTactggaagaatttgggaaaggtcaaaaggagatgccacatgtcctaccaacctcccagaattcttgctggcatccatcttggctgagcaatgcatgcactatcaggaaggaccctgagtcagaatgatttgtcagagacaacccagaaactaatcccaccACCATAAAACTGgagactgtgagccatgtggcagagcagtctTCCtaggttcccttaccctcctgctctctgcccaggcgCCCCTTCTCaatagtctcttgctttgtcagaaaaaaaaaattcttcttacAGAGCATCATCACATCTATTCCTCTAGTTTAATCTCTAAACAGGGAAGGTAACTTTGTCTacgttttgtttgtgtgtgttagtctcccagtcgtgtctgactctttgcaaccctatggactatagcctgccaggctcctctgtccatgggattctccaggcaagaatactggagtgagttgccatttccttctccaggggatcttcccggcccagggattgaaccccagtcttctgcactgcaggcagattcttttactgtctgagccatctgggaagccctgtctacATTTTACAGGTAAATAAAAAGGCTCAGAGTCTACCTAGATGATTCTAAGGCCATGAAACTAGTAAGAGTCCAAAGCTTTAACTTTTGAGTCCAGAATGATGCAAACTAGCCAACAGAGGACCACAGGGCTAGAAACACTGTCTTGATCTGATTTGTAATGAATTATAGCATTGTGATGGACTTCTGAGAAGTATACAAGAAATCTAGGAATTTAATGCTAGTTTCAAAGGAGATACTGGGATTCACATAGGGTGGCTGTGAAGAATTTATCATTCTTTAGCTTTGTTCTCTGCAAATTTTTCTCAAACTGCTGGAAAGCAAGGAAACCTCATCAGTTGAAGGAAATGACTTATTAGGAAGCTTTGTGTGTGGGGAACGATTGGATCCTGATGTATTTCTGGGTAGTGTTTAGCCATGTGTAGTGGACCCTAGGAGTAATATACTTTCTGAAGTTTGTTTTTCATCTAGGTTCCCATCTTCAAACTCTTAAAAGTGACCAAGAAATCTGCATTCTTGGGATTATAAGGGGGATTCTCAAGTTATGTGCATAATAACAGGGAGGCCATGGTGGCAAACCTCTAAATAACTTGTGGACTGAGATTTGGATAAGCCAAATGACTTAGGAACTTGGACATGGGTTATACCCGTGTCTTGGTTGCTAGAAAATAAACCAGGGTGAGATATGGACACAAGTCCAACACTGTATCACCATTCCTTGAAATTGGACCCAATTGCCTTAGATATATCTGACCAAGAAAACACTGgcaccatttattttttaattttttttattcactttttttttcccagctagTTGGGGACACCCTGCATTTGCACAGTCCAACTGTTGATGTATTGGGAAATACAATCATGTAGAGTGCAGTTCACTGGCCTGATGGTAGGGGGTGTTTTAGCTGGGATGGAATGCTGCTGGGGGCGGGTAGTAaatggagagggagaggaggcaaAGGAGTTGTTGGCTCACAGGTTAGTGAGCAGCCAGTCTAGCAGTTGTTTTCTAGCCATGTTTCCCACGGCTTCATCCAGTTGTCGTTCCTTGGCAAACTTCATGACCTCTTGAAGAAGATCTCCTACACTGTACCCCTTCTCTGCTGCCTTAGCGGAAACTTCAGGAAGCTGCAAGAGAGCAGAGATAGCTTGAATCATGTGATGCTTTTAGAGCCAGGACCCAGAGGGAGAAAGTCACCTACACCCCACCCACCTTTCTGCCTATGATTCTTGGATTAAAGGCTGAAAAGATAGACTGAAAAAAGAATGGACTGCTCTGAGTACAATACTGCCTCCCTGTCCCTACCCATTCCAGCCCCCTTTCTTCTTGTTCCTTGTTGTGTTGCTATTGCTTACCTTCTCCAGTTGTCCATCATCGTCTCCCATGAAGTAGAGCATGGGTACGTTAAACTGTGAGGCTGCAATCCACTGCAGGACAGCTTGGAGCTGCTTTTGCAAGTTGCTTGTTGAGCACTGATTATTGACGATCACCTCGGGCCCACGAGAGTCTTGGTAGCTCTGACCCATCCCAGCTTCATGACTACCTCTGGGGCCACTGGCCTGGTAAACATTAGAGCTGTTGGATGAGGATGCTTGCTCTTCCAAATCAGTGAGGGCTGCCTCGTTGTTGCTATACTTAGCCATGATAAGGCACAGCTTCATCACAGATTCTACCAGCTGATCTATAAATTGTCGGTTCACTTGCTTCATCCCACTGATAAAGTCAAATTCTCGATTGTCCTGGCCTTCATCCTCTCTGTCAGCCTTCTTGAAGATGGAGGTTGATTTGTTTGTTCTGATGTCAGAATGTTTGTTCTCACCTTCACATAGATCTTCACAGTTGAAGGGGCTCTCATTAAGCAGTTTTTGAATAAGTGATAGAACCATGTTTGACATATCCAGCTTCTGGGAATCCAGATGTTGATTGTCCTTCAGAGAGGTGGATGGTCCAGGTGCTCCACGAGTTTCTAGATGTTTCATTGAAAGTGCCTTAGCACTTTGGCTACCTCCGCACTTTTCATATTGGGCACTCTGGGTCATATAGCTCATGGTGCCAGGTGGACAGTCATCTTCACATGCCTCTTTGCCCTTGGCCTGCTGGGTCAGATGGTACTGGATCAGCATAAGGGCAGAGACAATCAAGTCCTTTGCCAGTGAATCTGTGGAAGGGCtgatcttctctttcttttcctccttatgGGGACAGGTTTTGCTAGGCATCTTGCCTTGATTACCCTGCTTTTGGTTCCACACAGTCAGGCTCTCCTTGAGGATATGTTCACTGACTTTCTCGGCACTGGTTAAAGACTTGGATTCCTCTTGTGTCACTTTGCCCTTGTCCTTTCCCTTCATCTCAGCCTTCACAGCTGAAAATTCAAGACTTTGGTTCTTGCATTTGGCATCATGGGACCCGGCTTTCAAGGATGTATATGACAAACACTGAGacttagtttcctttttttcaccAAGAAGAGCATTGACCAAACGTTTCAGCATAGCCTCCATGATATCAGCAGCATTTTGTTTCCCATGATTGAACAGATTCCTCTTGACAGCTGAGACAAAGTCTGAGTCGGTCATCAGGACCCCAGTGATGTTATGTAGGTTCTTCATACAGGAGTCAATCAAATCTGACACAATTTCTTTGGTATGTTTCAGTAGCACCCTCTTCAGGACCACACAAGCTGGAATTGGTTTCCCAGAGCTATGAACTTTCAAGGTCTTCATAACAGAAACCATCATATCAGATGCCACTTGATTGGCATAAACCATGAGTCCTTTGCTGATGGATTCTGCAAATTCTTTGCTGTCTCTTTGGCACATCTGTTTGTCTCCGCCTTTGTTCTTGTTGGATAATTCACTATACAGAAAGGTTTTTCGACCACCATCCCTACACTCCTCCCCAGTGCCCCGCATTTCTGCAGAGGTCACTTCTACTGCATCATGGGCCATTTCAGAAGCGATCTTGCTCACAGCACTGCGAGGGCTGTTTTTCCCTTTGTCCCCACTGGGTGGATAGATCGAATGATGAAGACATTTGCTACCGCCTTCTAACTTCTCCTTGATTTCCTTACGGGCCATCTGGATTACCAGAGAAGACAATCGATTGACATAGAAGGAGAGATCATCCATAGAACATTCTCCATCAGGGGAGATAACTGCCTTCTGATTACTAGGAGATTTGCCTGGAGGACTGGAAGGACTCTGGTTATTGTTGGTGTTTTTGGCTGCTGTCATTTCCAGACGATGACTCTGAGGTTCGTTGTTCACATAATCTATGTTCAGGTGATCGGCATAGACGCTGTAGCAGTTCCCAGAAGGCAATTTTTGACagtttccctctgtctctcctacTTTATGTTTACAGCTGGAGGCTGAGGGACTCAGTGCATGTTGGAAACCTAGGGCGTACTTTTGAAGATCATTCAGAAGCCAATTGAGGACACTTAAAGGATCAGAAGGAGCTTGTTTGAAAAGGCACACTGACCCCTCCGTCTAAAAAAAGAACAACACCCATCCATAAGAGTTTGGATAGGTACTTCTTTCCcctatttagaaaatatatctcTGAAGTTGTGCGGATTAAGGATTTGGCCTTTAGAATTTTCATGGGCACATAACACACAATTATATCCATTAATACACATTCAAGCACAAGTGGCAGTGACAAAAACTTAGGGTATATACATTTGTACATTTAACTACACATAAGTGTTATCAATATATTTGTCAATTTCATCTGAGTATGTGAACTTATCACAATATATGTCAAAAATGTGTCACTGTctctgttgtgtgtgtatatgcacattaATATATCAACTCATGAGTGTGAATGTGTCAGTCGATATTGTGTGTGAAAATGTGcctgtgtgtaagtgtgtgcatatgtgtgtcaGTGCGCATGTGTGATGTCACTGTGTGTAAGCATGTGCCATAATGTGCTGACATCATACCCATTGTATTATGTTGTCTGTATAGGCCAGCATGTGCATGGTAGTATGAATATTCAGTACATATGTGTGAATGtaaaaatatgcatgtatatCAGTTTGTCTCTTAATATCCTTGTCACTGCCACATGTAGCTTAAGTTACAATCAAGCAGACCTACATTGTGTGTTGTAAATATGGGctcctcttttaaaaacaaacaccagGTGTATCCTTCTATTAAGACCCCAAAGTGAAGTTGGCCACCCCTAACTGAACCCAAAACCCTTTGGAGAATATGTTATAACTGGTTTTCCCTTCCTTAGAGTCCACTTTCataataatacatgtaaaaaatgCTTCAAAGGCATCTGGGGTCAGAAATGATGTTTCTGATCATAATATGAGCCTGGGAACACAGAACAAGGAATATTTAACTCTTTTGCACTGAAACCAAGTATCTTGTTCCAATTATCAGCTACTCTAGGCCTCTAGGACTGTGAGAATTATCATGTGCACTAATGCCTACCCCAAACCAGCTTACCAGGTGTAATTTGGCATATTtgcacaaaaacaaaagaattccaTATGTGATAGTGGTGTGCAAATGTAATTGATTTAAACTTATGGTACCCACTAGC
Protein-coding sequences here:
- the AKAP4 gene encoding A-kinase anchor protein 4 isoform X2: MSDDIDWLHSRRGVCKVDLYSPTGQKEQDRKVICFVDVSTLSVEDRNSKDAAGCSSEGDLNLENLEEKEIIVIKDTEKQDQSKTEGSVCLFKQAPSDPLSVLNWLLNDLQKYALGFQHALSPSASSCKHKVGETEGNCQKLPSGNCYSVYADHLNIDYVNNEPQSHRLEMTAAKNTNNNQSPSSPPGKSPSNQKAVISPDGECSMDDLSFYVNRLSSLVIQMARKEIKEKLEGGSKCLHHSIYPPSGDKGKNSPRSAVSKIASEMAHDAVEVTSAEMRGTGEECRDGGRKTFLYSELSNKNKGGDKQMCQRDSKEFAESISKGLMVYANQVASDMMVSVMKTLKVHSSGKPIPACVVLKRVLLKHTKEIVSDLIDSCMKNLHNITGVLMTDSDFVSAVKRNLFNHGKQNAADIMEAMLKRLVNALLGEKKETKSQCLSYTSLKAGSHDAKCKNQSLEFSAVKAEMKGKDKGKVTQEESKSLTSAEKVSEHILKESLTVWNQKQGNQGKMPSKTCPHKEEKKEKISPSTDSLAKDLIVSALMLIQYHLTQQAKGKEACEDDCPPGTMSYMTQSAQYEKCGGSQSAKALSMKHLETRGAPGPSTSLKDNQHLDSQKLDMSNMVLSLIQKLLNESPFNCEDLCEGENKHSDIRTNKSTSIFKKADREDEGQDNREFDFISGMKQVNRQFIDQLVESVMKLCLIMAKYSNNEAALTDLEEQASSSNSSNVYQASGPRGSHEAGMGQSYQDSRGPEVIVNNQCSTSNLQKQLQAVLQWIAASQFNVPMLYFMGDDDGQLEKLPEVSAKAAEKGYSVGDLLQEVMKFAKERQLDEAVGNMARKQLLDWLLTNL
- the AKAP4 gene encoding A-kinase anchor protein 4 isoform X1, with product MSYKITYSDTTKMSDDIDWLHSRRGVCKVDLYSPTGQKEQDRKVICFVDVSTLSVEDRNSKDAAGCSSEGDLNLENLEEKEIIVIKDTEKQDQSKTEGSVCLFKQAPSDPLSVLNWLLNDLQKYALGFQHALSPSASSCKHKVGETEGNCQKLPSGNCYSVYADHLNIDYVNNEPQSHRLEMTAAKNTNNNQSPSSPPGKSPSNQKAVISPDGECSMDDLSFYVNRLSSLVIQMARKEIKEKLEGGSKCLHHSIYPPSGDKGKNSPRSAVSKIASEMAHDAVEVTSAEMRGTGEECRDGGRKTFLYSELSNKNKGGDKQMCQRDSKEFAESISKGLMVYANQVASDMMVSVMKTLKVHSSGKPIPACVVLKRVLLKHTKEIVSDLIDSCMKNLHNITGVLMTDSDFVSAVKRNLFNHGKQNAADIMEAMLKRLVNALLGEKKETKSQCLSYTSLKAGSHDAKCKNQSLEFSAVKAEMKGKDKGKVTQEESKSLTSAEKVSEHILKESLTVWNQKQGNQGKMPSKTCPHKEEKKEKISPSTDSLAKDLIVSALMLIQYHLTQQAKGKEACEDDCPPGTMSYMTQSAQYEKCGGSQSAKALSMKHLETRGAPGPSTSLKDNQHLDSQKLDMSNMVLSLIQKLLNESPFNCEDLCEGENKHSDIRTNKSTSIFKKADREDEGQDNREFDFISGMKQVNRQFIDQLVESVMKLCLIMAKYSNNEAALTDLEEQASSSNSSNVYQASGPRGSHEAGMGQSYQDSRGPEVIVNNQCSTSNLQKQLQAVLQWIAASQFNVPMLYFMGDDDGQLEKLPEVSAKAAEKGYSVGDLLQEVMKFAKERQLDEAVGNMARKQLLDWLLTNL